One Agelaius phoeniceus isolate bAgePho1 chromosome 8, bAgePho1.hap1, whole genome shotgun sequence genomic region harbors:
- the METTL18 gene encoding histidine protein methyltransferase 1 homolog → MDFRFDFAVDENENSEADAHFLLLCSPEHKQESREKSRETADLAPKSSLKLAAAKHQDEAALKKNLCVKAAKEHSIPQDLNKVLENKVMETVLGLSHVKLSVVERTCSGDADSEGIVSKSVSSHSDLIPGVYEGGLKIWECTFDLMDYLSEAEIEFTNKTVLDLGCGAGLLGIVALQGEAARVHFQDYNSTVIDEMTLPNVVANCSSEGRRMGREKDRKASKPPSKRPRKAEGSADVLSRCRFFSGDWSQVSQLLSNSNKPCLKYDIILTSETIYNPDYYSALHDTLAQLLDRNGHVYLASKVHYFGVGGGVYLFEKFIEDKNVFKTSLVKTIDQGLQRCIMEIAFKNSC, encoded by the coding sequence ATGGATTTTCGATTTGATTTTGCTGTTGATGAAAATGAGAACAGTGAGGCAGATGCTCACTTCTTACTGCTGTGCTCTCCAGAACACAAGCAGGAATCCAGGGAAAAAAGCAGGGAAACTGCTGATCTTGCACCAAAGTCCAGCCTGAAGCTGGCTGCTGCTAAGCACCAGGATGAGGCAGCTTTGAAGAAAAACCTCTGTGTGAAAGCTGCCAAGGAGCACAGCATTCCCCAAGATCTCAacaaagtattggaaaataaagtcATGGAAACAGTATTGGGCCTGTCTCATGTAAAGCTGTCTGTAGTGGAAAGGACATGTTCAGGTGATGCTGACAGTGAAGGCATTGTGTCCAAAAGTGTTTCTTCTCACTCTGATCTCATCCCAGGAGTCTACGAAGGAGGGCTGAAAATCTGGGAATGCACCTTTGATCTCATGGACTACTTGTCTGAGGCTGAGATAGAATTTACCAACAAGACTGTACTGGATCTTGGCTGTGGGGCCGGATTGTTGGGAATTGTTGCTTTACAGGGTGAAGCTGCCAGAGTCCATTTTCAGGACTACAACAGCACAGTGATTGATGAAATGACCTTGCCTAACGTGGTGGCCAACTGTAGCAGTGAAGGCAGGAGGATGGGCAGGGAGAAGGACAGAAAAGCCAGCAAGCCTCCTTCCAAGAGGCCCAGGAAAGCAGAGGGCTCAGCTGATGTGCTCAGCAgatgcagatttttttctgggGACTGGTCTCAAGTCAGCCAGCTCCTGTCAAACAGCAACAAACCCTGCCTGAAGTATGATATAATTCTCACCTCTGAGACCATCTATAACCCTGACTACTACAGTGCTTTGCATGATacactggcacagctcctggatAGAAATGGCCACGTGTATTTGGCAAGCAAAGTGCATTATTTTGGAGTTGGTGGTGGTGTCTATCTCTTTGAGAAATTCATTGAAGATAAAAACGTGTTTAAAACCAGTTTGGTTAAAACAATTGATCAGGGTCTGCAGAGATGCATTATGGAAATTGCCTTTAAAAATTCCTGTTAA